DNA from bacterium:
CCGGTGGGGCCGCGCTCGCCGGCACGGTGCTCGCCGCGGTGGGCGTGCAGGCATCCCCGGAAGAGTTGGCGGCTGCCGCCGCTTCCCCCGCGCCCGCCAGGCTCGTTGCACAGGCGCCCATGGTGCCGCCGGATGATCCCGCGGTGCGCGCGCAGTTGATCAGCTACCCGTCGGGGAGTGCTTCCGTGATCGGGTACCTGGTCCAGCCGGTCGGCAAGTCCGTGGCGCCGGGCGTGGTCATCACCCACGAGAATCGCGGTCTGCTCGATCACCACATGGACGTTGCGAGGCGGGTGGCCAAGGCCGGCTACGTCGCCCTGGCGCCCGATCTCGCGTCGCCGATCGGCGGGACCGCGAAGTACCAGGACCTCGCGCAGGTGACCGCGTTTCTCGGACAGACGCCCCCGGCGCAACTCGTCGCGATGTTGGACGCTGGCGTGCGTCACCTGCAACGCCTCGCGGCGGTGCGGCGAGATCGAGTCGGGGCCATGGGGTTCTGCTTCGGCGGCGGGCTGACGTGGCAGCTCGCCATGCAGAACGGCGACCTGAAGGCGGTCGTCCCGTTCTACGGACCGAACCCACCGTCGCTCGACGGTGTCGCCCACATCCGGGCGGCGGTGCTGGCGTTCTACGGCGCGCTCGACGAGCGAGTAGACGCCGGTATTCCCGCGATGCGCGCGGCGCTCGGGCAGGCCCACGTCACGTACGAGATCGTCGTCGAGCCGAACGCAGGCCACGCGTTCTTCAACGACACCGGCCCCGCGTACAACGCCGCGGCGGCCACGGACGCGTGGCCCAAGACCATCGCGTGGTTTGCGAAGTACCTGGGCAGCTAGAAACGCTCGTCACCGCCGGGGTTCGACCCGCGCCGTGATCTTCCGATCGCAGCCCCACGACGGTCACACGCGCCACGCGTGAGGCGCGGCCTTGGTCGGGCCACGTGACGCTCGCGAGCGAGCCGCGCAGGGTCCGGTGGAGGGTCACCAGGCCCCGCGGCGCCGGATGGGGAAAGAAGGACACGAGGACAAGTCGACAGGAGGACGCTCGCGATGCTCCGGCCCCCGACGTGCGTCGTGATCTCTCCCAACGAGGGGTACCACGGCAAGCAGGGTTTCGATTACGTCGCCGGAATCTCGGCGCAGACGGCCGACTCGAAAGGGATCTGCATGCACACGGTGGTGATTCCGCCGGGTGTCACGTCGAAGGCCCATAGCCATACACACGAAACCGCGATCTACGTCCTCGAAGGGGAAGCGGGGATGTGGTACGGGGAAGGCCTCCGCGAGCACGTGACGGTGAAGGCCGGGCAATTCCTGTACATTCCGGCCGGCGTGCCCCACCTTGCGTACAATCCGAGCGACCATGCCACGGTGCGAGGTATTCTCGCGCGCACGGACCCGAACGATCAGGAGACCGTGGTGCCGTACGACACGCCAGGCAAGGGCGCTCCAAGGGAGTAGGGCGCCGCCACAGGCCCGGGATCTCCCGACTGGGCCCGCACGGCGGCGGAATCGATACGCGCCTTGTTGTCGTTGTGACGCGACATCTGCGGACGGCTCGGGGGCGCTCGACGCCGCCGGCTCACGGTGCCAGATTCCGGGTGCCAGAAACGTTCGAGGTGACCGTCTTACCTCGACCCGGCTCCGGCGGCGAGCGACTCCTCCACCCACGTGCGCACGGTCATCATCGCCGGGAAGCCGAGTGTGGTGACCGCGAGCAGGACCACGTGGCGGATCTCATCCGGCGTGGCGCCGGCCCGGAGCGCCAGCCTCACGTGCGCATGCGTGGCGCCCTCCATCTGCCGGCCGATCGCCATCGCGAGCTTCACGAACGCCCTGGTCTTCTCGTCGAGCGGCCCGGCGGCGTGCGCCGCCGCTCCCAGCCGGTCGTAGGCCTGCCAGACCGCGGGATAGGCATGCTTGAACTCCTCGTACGCGTTCGGTAACGCCATCGCTGACCTCCTCTTCGGGGAGCGCCGACGTATCACGCTCCACGCGGTCATGCGTTCGTCGCGAACCCGGCGCGAGCCTCTTCTTCGCGCAGTTGGGCCGACCCGCCGCCGGCGGGCGGCCCGGGATTCGACGGGAAATCGGGTCCCGGACGGATACTCGGTCAGGGGGAGGCGTTGATAGCATTCGGCGTAGGAGCGGGTGCGCCCACGAGTGCGCGCCCGAAAGGGGGATGCACCGTGCAGACAATCACGAGGCGCAGGTTCCTCTGGCAGAGCGGGGTGACGGTCGGCGGATTGGTGGCTGCGCCGCTCGTCCGAGCGGTGCCGGGGAACGCGGCGGTCCCGGCGTCTGCCGGCACGCGCCTGAGCGTCGCGCACTGGGGATCGTTCACGGCTGAGGTGGCAAACGGCCGGTTCGTGCGTGCGCTGCCGTTCGCGAAGGATCCGTATCCGAATCGCATGATCACGGCGATGCCGGACGTGCTGTACGCCCCGAACCGCATCAAGTACCCGATGATCCGGCAGGGGTTCTACCGGGACCGGTCGCGGAGCGACACAAACAAGCGGGGCGTCGAACCGTTCGTCCGCGTGTCGTGGGACGAGGCGCTCGACATCACAGCGGCCGAGTTGCGCCGGGTGAAGAGCCAGTACGGGAACCGTGCCATCTATTCCGCGCAGGGCTGGCAGAGCCCCGGCAATTTTCACCCCGCGGGCTCCGCGGTCCAGCGTCTCCTCACGCTGTTCGGCGGGTACGTCTATCGCATCAATTCGTACAGCGCTCCGGTGTTGCCGGTGATCACCCCGCATGTGTTGGGCGACGCGGCGCCAAGGGCGTCGGTGTGGCCGGTGATCATCAAGAACAGCACGCTGGTGGTGTGCTTCGGGTACGATCCGCTTCGCAATGCTGAGATGCGCTCCGGCGGAAACGTCGGCCACTTCGACATGGAGTGGATAGCGCGGCTCCGTGACTCGAAGATTCCGGTCGTCTCGGTCAATCCGGTCGAGGGCGACACGGATCAGTACCTCCGGCCCGAGCGGATCGCCATTCGTCCAAACACGGACACGGCGCTCATGCTGGGGCTTGCGCACGTCCTGTACACGGAGAATCTTCACGACAAGGACTTCCTCGCGAAGTATACGGTGGGGTTCGACCGGTTCGCCGAGTACCTGACCGGCAAGGCGGACGGTCAACCCAAGTCGCCGGAGTGGGCGGCGCCGCTCACGGATGTCCCGGCCGCCACGATCCGGACCCTCGCGCGGCGCATGGCCAAGTCGCGGACGATGTTGATGGGCGGGTATTCCCTGCAGCGAGCCTCGCACGGGGAACAACCGGTGTGGATGCTGATCACGCTGGCGGCGATGCTCGGGCAGATCGGGTTGCCCGGGGGAGGCCTGCAGTGTGACTTCCCCGGCGCGCTCGGCGTGCCGCTCGGCAGCGCCCCCGCGGTCCCGGGGCTGCCCACGGGGACGAACCCGGTGAAGGACTATGTGCCGCTGAACCAGTGGATCGACCTGCTGGCCAGCCCGGGCAAGACCGTCGACTACGACGGGCGGAAGATCACCTATCCCGACATCCGGCTCGTGTACTTGGCGGGGTCGAACCACTTTAACCAGGCGCAGTACACGAACCGCGTGATCCAGGCGTGGCGCCGCCCCGAAGTCACGATCGTGCACGATTACGTCTGGACATCGACCGCGAAACACGCCGACATCGTGCTGCCGGCGACGACGACGCTCGAGCGCAACGATATCCTCGGCACGGATCGCTTCATCATGGCGATGCAGCAGGTCGTGCCGCCGCTGTTCGAGGCGCGCGACGATTTCGCGATCTGCGCCGCGTTGGCCGAGCGCCTCGGGTTTGGGTCGCAGTTCACCGAGGGGAAGGACGAGATGGCGTGGCTCCGGCAGTTCTACGCGGCGGTTCAACAGCAGGGGAACGCCCGAGGACTCGACCTGCCCGACTTCGACACGTTCTGGCGGGGCGGGTACATCGAGTTCCCGGTGCCGGATCAGGCCAACCAGGTCGTCGCGTACGCGGACTTCCGGGCGGACCCGGCCAATCACGCGCTCGGCACCCCGTCGGGCAAGATTGAGATCTACTCCGACACGGTCGCGTCGTTCAAGTACGACGACGTGCCCGGACATGCGACCTGGCTTCCGCCGTCGGAGTGGCTCGGCAGCCCGCAGGCCGCGCAGTATCCGCTGCATCTCCTGTCCAGTCATCCGAAGGACCGGCTGCACTCGCAACTGGACGAGACTCGGCTGCGGCAGCGGTACGAGGTCGGGGCGCGCGAGCCGGTCTGGATCAGCCCGGCGGACGCCGCGGCGCGTGGGATCGCGAACGGCGACATCGTGCGGGTGTTCAACGGCCGCGGTCAGACTCTGGCCGGTGCGGTCGTGACGGCCCGGACGCGTCGCGGCGTCGTCGTGCTGAACGAGGGGGGATGGTACGATCCGCTGACGGCCGGCCTGCCAGGTACGCTGGACGGGCATGGAGACGTGAATGCGGTGAGCACGGACGCCCCAAGCTCGCGGATGTCCGGCGGCAACCCCAGCAACTCGATCTTGGTGCAGATCGAGAAGTACACGGGCGCGCCGCCGGCGGTGACGGCGTTTGCGCCGCCGCGGGGAGCCTAGCCCGGGCATAATACGCGCGGAGGGTGTCGATGGGGCGCTGCACCACCGCGGGCCGCCCTGCGCCGGGTGGCCCGCCTCGTGCGCGAACAGGACTACCAGCGGGCCTGGCGCCGGGCCAGAGCATGCGGCGCACTCGACCTGATCGCAAATCTGATCGCCATAGGGGAGGACGGACATGCAGACGTTGACAAGACGGGCACTACTGAAGCAGGGCGGCATCGCCGTGGGCGGGCTCGTGGCGGCGCCGCTGATTCGGCTCGTGCCCGGGGCCGCGGCCGCTTCGGGGGGCACCACCGTGACGCGCCTGAACGCCGCGCACTGGGGGGTGTTCACCGCAGACGTCGTCAACGGACGCGTGGTGCGGACGATGCCGTTTGCGGGGGATTCCAACCCGAACCGCATGGTCGCCGCGATCCCGGACATCCTCTATGCGCCGAACCGTATCAAATATCCGATGATCCGGCAGGGGTTCTACCGGGACCGGTCGCGGAGCGACACCACCAAGCGGGGGGCTGAGCCGTTCGTCCGCGTGTCGTGGGACGACGCGCTGGATCTCGTGGCGGGTGAGCTGCGCCGGGTGAAGAGCCAGTACGGCAACCGTGCGATCTATGGCGGCAGTTACGGGTGGCAGAGCCCCGGCAAGTTCAATGGCGCCACCCAAACGCTGCAGCGCTTGCTCGGCCTGTTCGGCGGGTATGTCTCGTATGTGAACACCTACAGCGCACCGGTGCTGCCGGTGATCACCCCGCACGTGCTGGGCGATCCCCGTCCGCTCGCGTCGGCATGGACGACGATCGTGCAGAACAGCACCCTCGTCGTCCTGTTCGCCACCGATCCGCTAGTCACGGCCGAGATCGTGTCCGGGGACGGTCGGCACCTCGACAAGGGGTGGCTGACACAGTTGCGGGACAAGCGGACTCCCGTGGTGTCGGTGAATCCCCTGGAGAGCGACACGGACCAGTACCTGAAGACCGAGCGGATCGCGATTCGTCCGAACACGGACACGGCACTCATGCTGGGGCTTGCGCACGTCCTGTACACGGAGAATCTCTACGACAAGGACTTCCTCGCGAAGTACACGGTGGGATTCGACCGGTTCGCCGACTACCTGACCGGTAAGGCCGACAACGAGCCGAAGTCGCCGGAGTGGGCCGCCGCGATTGCGGAGGTGCCGGCCGCAACGATCAGGACGCTCGCGCGCCGGATGGCGAAGTCGCGCACCGCGCTCGTCGGCGGGTTTTCCCTGCAGCGGGCCGCCTACGGTGAACAGCCGGTGTGGATGATGATCACCCTCTCGGCCATGCTCGGGCAGTTTGGGCTGCCGGGCGGAGGCGCCCAGGTCAACTTCCCGAGCGGTTTGGGGGCCCCGATCGGCAGCGCCCCCGGCGTGCCCGGGCTCGCCGCGGGCGCGAACCCGGTCAAGGACATCGTGCCGGTCAGCATGTGGGTGGACCTCCTGCTGAACCCCGGTAAGACGATCGACTACGACGGGCGGCAGATCACGTACCCGGACATCAAGCTGGTGTACTGGGCCGGCGGCAATCCGTTCCACCACTCGCAGAATACCAACCGCCTGGTCCAGGCGTGGCAGCGCCCGGAGGTTACGATCGTCCACGACTTCGTCTGGACGGCGACGGCGAAACACGCGGACATCGTGCTCCCCGCCACGACGACGCTCGAGCGCAACGACCTTGTGGGGACGGACAAGTTCATCATCGCGATGCAGCAGGTCGTGCCGCCGCTGTTCGAGGCCCGCAACGATTTCGACATCTGTGCGGCGCTGGCGACACGGTTGGGCATCGGACCGCAGTTCACCGAGGGCAAGGACGAGATCGCCTGGCTGCGGCAGTTCTACGGCGCGGCACAACAGGCGGGGAAAGCCCGGGGGCTCACGCTGCCCGATTTTGACGCGTTCTGGCAGCGCGGCTATCTCGAGTTCGCGGTGCCGGATAGCTCGAACCAGGCGGTCGCATACGCGGGGTTCCGCGCCGATCCCGTCAACCGACCGCTCTCGACCCCGTCCGGCAAGATCGAGATCTACTCGGAGACGATCGCGTCGTTCAAGTACGATGATGTCCCGCCGCACCCGGCGTGGATCCCGCGGGCCGAATGGCTGGGCAGCCCGCTGGCGGCCCGATACCCGCTGCACTTGGTGACGCCGCATCCGAAAGACCGGCTGCATTCGCAACTGAACGAGACCGGGCTGCGTCGCCAATACGAGGTGAGCGGCCGTGAGCCGATCTGGATCAACCCGGCGGACGCGGCGTCGCGCGGCATCGCAAACGGCGACATCGTGCGCGTGTTCAACGATCGGGGGCAGACACTGGCCGGGGCGGTGGTCACGGCGAGAACGCGTCGTGGGGTCGCGGCCATGCGGGAGGGAGGGTGGTACGATCCGCTCACGCCCGGTCAGGTGGGGACGCTGGACCGCCACGGCAATGTGAACATGGTCACGACCGACGCGCCGAGCTCCCGGTTGGCCGATGGGAACCCGTCGAACTCTTCGCTCGTTCAGGTGGAGAAGTACGTGGGCGCCCCGCCAGCGGTGACGGCATTCACGCCGCCGCCGGGAGCGTGACAGCGCGGAGGGGCCAGATGAGTCGTGACCTGCAGGACGCCGGCGCTCCCGGGACGGAGGAGCGGGCGGCGCTCTACGCCACGCTGTCCGGGGTCTTTGCGCGCGAACTCACCCAGGAAGGGTGGGCGCGCCTGTGTAATACGAGTACGCGAGAGTCGTTACGGGAGCTCGCGGTCGACTGCGGCATCGAGGCGGAGGCCACGGCGCTGCTGCAGTGCCTTGCGGCGGCCGACGGTCAGGATCCCGCGGCGACGGTGGAGGAGCTCGCGGTGGACTACGCCCGGCTGTTCATCGGACCTGGGCCGGGGCTCGCGCCGCCGTATGAGTCCGTCTACACTACCCCGACCCGCCGATTCTACGGGGAAGCACTGTCCCAGATTTCCGAGTTGCTGCGGAGCGAGGGCATCCAGGTCGGGGAAGAGTTCGGCGCGCCGGCGGACCACCTCGCGGTCGAGTTGGCGATCATGCGGTATCTGGTCGAACGGGGCGAGGCGCGCGGCGGGGAGCGCGACCCGGTTCAGGCTGCGGAATGGCGGCGCCAGCTGGAGTTTCTCGAGGGGCACCTGCTGCCGTGGGTGCCCCGGTGGGCGGCGGATGTTGAGCGCGCCGGCGCAACGGACTTCTACCGCGCCGCCGCCGGGATGCTCGAGGGTTATCTCCGGCGTGATCAGACCTGGCTTCGTCGTGCGCTCGCTGGTCCCGCGGGGCAACACGTCGACGGGTAAGCGCATCACCGGAGCGCGGAGGGGCGACACTACGTGAAGGGAGCCGTGCGCATGACGGTAGGGAAGCGATGGGCCGTTCTGACGATGGTCGTGGCCGCGGTCGGGCTCGTGGGGTCAAGCGCGGGGTGGATGGAGTCGGCCGGAAGGGCGGACGCCTCTGCTCGCGCCAATGCGACGGGAGCGACGCCGGTTGCCACGGCCGCGCCGCTCCTGGCGGCAGCGGCGCCCGCTGCGGCGGGGAAGACGGCCTACACTGCCGGAACGGCCCAACTCCGAAAGGACCCCGGCGGGGCCGTCGTCGGCACGCTGACTCCCGGCACGCCGGTGTCGGTGACCGAAAGCCGGGGAACCGACGCGCACGTGAGTGTGCAGGGGTGGTCAGCGGCGGGCAGCAACACCGTCGTGGCCGCAGTCGGCGTGCGCATCGCGCTGGCCAATTTGAGCGCGCCCGATCAGGCGCAGCGGCAGACCGGTTCGCAGACGAAGGACAGTTACGGAACCGTCTGGACGCAGGTCACAATCAGCGGGTGGGTGGCTGCCAACGCGCTCACCGCGGACGTGCAGACGGTGTGGACACACGGGCGCCAGGTGTACGAGGCGCACTGCAGCACGTGTCACTCGCTCTACGCCACGGACCAATACACCGCCAACCAATGGCCCGGCAATATTCAGAACATGGCCGATCGCGCGGGGCTGAGCGGGGATGATCTCTCCCTCGTGTTGAAGTATTTGCAAACACACGCGAAAGCGCAGTAGCGGGCTACGCGCCTCGGGCAGACCTGGCGGGCGTCGGGCCGGCCGCGCGCGAGATTTGGGCAACGAGGAGGCGGGATTGCATGGCGCAGGATGAGCCCCAGGAGGGTCGATCGACTCGGCGTCAGGCTGTGATGACGGCGCTCGGTGCGATCGTGGGATTTATCTCGGCCGCGCTCGTCGTCCCCCTGGTCGTCTTCCTGTTCGGTCCCGCCGTTCGCGGCAAGTCGTCGTGGGGGCTATTGGGGCGGTCCATTCCGCCGACCCCGCGGTCGCGCGAGCCGTGGGTGCGCGTCGGCGACCTCGGACCGATGCCGCAGGGCGACGCGGTCCTCACGACCGTGCGCCTGCCGGTGCAGGAAGGATGGATCCAATCGGACATGCCGGTGACCGTCTACGTCCGGCGGTCCGGACCGGACAGCGCCACGATCTATGACATCCACTGCACGCACATGGGGTGCCCGGTGCGCTGGAATCAAGCCGCGGGGCGGTTCCTGTGCCCCTGTCACGGCGGCGTGTTTGACGGTGACGGGCACGTTCTCTCGGGGCCTCCGCCACGCCCCTTGGACCGCTACGCGGTCAAGGTGGACGCAGGCGTGCTGTACATGGGCGCCCTCGAACTGCCGGGGACCTAGCGATGTGGCGTCGAGCGGTCGCGTGGGTGGACGAGCGGTTGAACGTGATGCCGCTGTGGCACGGCTTCCTTGACCGGAAGGTGCCGAAAGGCATCGGATGGTTCCATGTCTTCGGCAGTGCGACGTTGTTCCTTCTCGTGCTCCAGTTCGCGACCGGGATCTTTCTGACGGTCTACTACGCACCGTCCACCGAGCACGCGTACGAGAGCATCAAGTTCATCAACGAGCAGGTCCCGTTCGGCAAGTACGTGGCCGGCATCCACCTGTGGTCCGCCAGCATACTCGTCGTCGTCATCGGCGTGCACATGCTCCGGACGTTCGCCTACGGCGCCTACAAGTACCCGCGCGAAACCACGTGGATCACCGGCGTGGTGCTGCTGTTCCTGGTGCTGGCCTTTGCGTTTACTGGGTATCTGCTGCCGTATGATCAGAAGGCGTATTGGGCGACCGTCGTCGGCACGAACATCGCCGGTGCCGGGCCGTTCGTCGGCGACTGGGCGCTGCGCGTGCTGCGCGGCGGGACGGCGGTCGGCGCGCTCACGCTGCAGCGCTTCTACGCATTTCACATCTGGCTGCTGCCGGCGGCACTCGCGCTCTTCGTGGCGGCGCACCTCTTCATGGTGATCCGTCAGGGCATCGCCGCTCCTCCGCGCCGTCGGCCGCTCGACCTC
Protein-coding regions in this window:
- a CDS encoding carboxymuconolactone decarboxylase family protein, whose protein sequence is MALPNAYEEFKHAYPAVWQAYDRLGAAAHAAGPLDEKTRAFVKLAMAIGRQMEGATHAHVRLALRAGATPDEIRHVVLLAVTTLGFPAMMTVRTWVEESLAAGAGSR
- a CDS encoding ubiquinol-cytochrome c reductase iron-sulfur subunit, whose translation is MAQDEPQEGRSTRRQAVMTALGAIVGFISAALVVPLVVFLFGPAVRGKSSWGLLGRSIPPTPRSREPWVRVGDLGPMPQGDAVLTTVRLPVQEGWIQSDMPVTVYVRRSGPDSATIYDIHCTHMGCPVRWNQAAGRFLCPCHGGVFDGDGHVLSGPPPRPLDRYAVKVDAGVLYMGALELPGT
- a CDS encoding dienelactone hydrolase family protein, giving the protein MDGISNRRDRPAAALTHLGQYVLEEWAEEYHHGHLSRREFLRRIGVFSGGAALAGTVLAAVGVQASPEELAAAAASPAPARLVAQAPMVPPDDPAVRAQLISYPSGSASVIGYLVQPVGKSVAPGVVITHENRGLLDHHMDVARRVAKAGYVALAPDLASPIGGTAKYQDLAQVTAFLGQTPPAQLVAMLDAGVRHLQRLAAVRRDRVGAMGFCFGGGLTWQLAMQNGDLKAVVPFYGPNPPSLDGVAHIRAAVLAFYGALDERVDAGIPAMRAALGQAHVTYEIVVEPNAGHAFFNDTGPAYNAAAATDAWPKTIAWFAKYLGS
- a CDS encoding molybdopterin-dependent oxidoreductase; translated protein: MQTITRRRFLWQSGVTVGGLVAAPLVRAVPGNAAVPASAGTRLSVAHWGSFTAEVANGRFVRALPFAKDPYPNRMITAMPDVLYAPNRIKYPMIRQGFYRDRSRSDTNKRGVEPFVRVSWDEALDITAAELRRVKSQYGNRAIYSAQGWQSPGNFHPAGSAVQRLLTLFGGYVYRINSYSAPVLPVITPHVLGDAAPRASVWPVIIKNSTLVVCFGYDPLRNAEMRSGGNVGHFDMEWIARLRDSKIPVVSVNPVEGDTDQYLRPERIAIRPNTDTALMLGLAHVLYTENLHDKDFLAKYTVGFDRFAEYLTGKADGQPKSPEWAAPLTDVPAATIRTLARRMAKSRTMLMGGYSLQRASHGEQPVWMLITLAAMLGQIGLPGGGLQCDFPGALGVPLGSAPAVPGLPTGTNPVKDYVPLNQWIDLLASPGKTVDYDGRKITYPDIRLVYLAGSNHFNQAQYTNRVIQAWRRPEVTIVHDYVWTSTAKHADIVLPATTTLERNDILGTDRFIMAMQQVVPPLFEARDDFAICAALAERLGFGSQFTEGKDEMAWLRQFYAAVQQQGNARGLDLPDFDTFWRGGYIEFPVPDQANQVVAYADFRADPANHALGTPSGKIEIYSDTVASFKYDDVPGHATWLPPSEWLGSPQAAQYPLHLLSSHPKDRLHSQLDETRLRQRYEVGAREPVWISPADAAARGIANGDIVRVFNGRGQTLAGAVVTARTRRGVVVLNEGGWYDPLTAGLPGTLDGHGDVNAVSTDAPSSRMSGGNPSNSILVQIEKYTGAPPAVTAFAPPRGA
- a CDS encoding cupin domain-containing protein, which translates into the protein MLRPPTCVVISPNEGYHGKQGFDYVAGISAQTADSKGICMHTVVIPPGVTSKAHSHTHETAIYVLEGEAGMWYGEGLREHVTVKAGQFLYIPAGVPHLAYNPSDHATVRGILARTDPNDQETVVPYDTPGKGAPRE
- a CDS encoding molybdopterin-dependent oxidoreductase; amino-acid sequence: MQTLTRRALLKQGGIAVGGLVAAPLIRLVPGAAAASGGTTVTRLNAAHWGVFTADVVNGRVVRTMPFAGDSNPNRMVAAIPDILYAPNRIKYPMIRQGFYRDRSRSDTTKRGAEPFVRVSWDDALDLVAGELRRVKSQYGNRAIYGGSYGWQSPGKFNGATQTLQRLLGLFGGYVSYVNTYSAPVLPVITPHVLGDPRPLASAWTTIVQNSTLVVLFATDPLVTAEIVSGDGRHLDKGWLTQLRDKRTPVVSVNPLESDTDQYLKTERIAIRPNTDTALMLGLAHVLYTENLYDKDFLAKYTVGFDRFADYLTGKADNEPKSPEWAAAIAEVPAATIRTLARRMAKSRTALVGGFSLQRAAYGEQPVWMMITLSAMLGQFGLPGGGAQVNFPSGLGAPIGSAPGVPGLAAGANPVKDIVPVSMWVDLLLNPGKTIDYDGRQITYPDIKLVYWAGGNPFHHSQNTNRLVQAWQRPEVTIVHDFVWTATAKHADIVLPATTTLERNDLVGTDKFIIAMQQVVPPLFEARNDFDICAALATRLGIGPQFTEGKDEIAWLRQFYGAAQQAGKARGLTLPDFDAFWQRGYLEFAVPDSSNQAVAYAGFRADPVNRPLSTPSGKIEIYSETIASFKYDDVPPHPAWIPRAEWLGSPLAARYPLHLVTPHPKDRLHSQLNETGLRRQYEVSGREPIWINPADAASRGIANGDIVRVFNDRGQTLAGAVVTARTRRGVAAMREGGWYDPLTPGQVGTLDRHGNVNMVTTDAPSSRLADGNPSNSSLVQVEKYVGAPPAVTAFTPPPGA
- a CDS encoding molecular chaperone TorD family protein, translating into MSRDLQDAGAPGTEERAALYATLSGVFARELTQEGWARLCNTSTRESLRELAVDCGIEAEATALLQCLAAADGQDPAATVEELAVDYARLFIGPGPGLAPPYESVYTTPTRRFYGEALSQISELLRSEGIQVGEEFGAPADHLAVELAIMRYLVERGEARGGERDPVQAAEWRRQLEFLEGHLLPWVPRWAADVERAGATDFYRAAAGMLEGYLRRDQTWLRRALAGPAGQHVDG